From Anopheles coluzzii chromosome 3, AcolN3, whole genome shotgun sequence, the proteins below share one genomic window:
- the LOC120956484 gene encoding zinc finger protein 236-like codes for MELKAEKKDHNDHDESGGGVRRHAAAAAASVAMDVEAAANGGEQSSDQEIVEVGIDEDHIKFLTSMHSGDEEPSSGGHHQRMVGGAPHRPAAVAASNGVTGNGRGGEDGASDATGGKLYGAAHRNGGVLNGLQKLQQQHRQQQQQQQHQQLVNGSAAAADYSADDSDEDGDDDDDDDDDDEEDVMVVAANILSKTAQRSSLLATERTYQCDVCPRIFHRPDHLRYHMRIHEKNNPFECKLCFSVFASDPAFAHHIRTEHAGMGLADALPPVPETEANYFACTYCDKAYGDGVELEEHLHQQHLGERPYKCNMCPKAFIRMDFLQCHYLKYHSFHPMEDEEDEEGGGEGEEEEEEEEDGEEEEEGNSYGRMQQQHHQADANQQYEHRAKRPRLMVRKIEDLVDDRGSSVALKGRFGAVSRRTSHTGTSISSDDRRDDDDDDEDGDDEGTGADSSDQHQRFLQRREGGSVGGGRILLPRLSGVHGRFLAAMEEQHSKRLAAAAAAAAVEESAKHRCPVCDRGFAREPELMLHVRSHPDLPTFKCPLCELTFIGSDYLKNHLKKHVIGNGEDPGAPGAIDLKVNPAADTKPTGRQPPAGDGGPSQTTLLPSTAKLPKPIITSKPPSTGISLLKPIEERKPPDHHQQEYCVKTPDGKFMCTVCERLFSHQQTVRIHFRIHTNEKPYKCAFCDESYIRSDYLERHLKVHFKDGMLPAAAIASMAAAAAAAASSGGSRSAASTPPPPALATVKEDLAYAESSPSTPAAAGTGGSTGKPLIGRAGLAPENYHFTESNDGQFVCKICDAVFSQVALLRKHALAHTEEKPFHCDICDRSFNRVDYLKEHFKSKRHLQLVAEAAAAGGGADGVPTTGPTAAARPDEEEGNDSTMDGSTSRVKLLTAVGSKSGGTKATFEDGGVVANGSSSSSSSNSSNSSSSSSSSSSSRSSSSSRSNGTATPNTSPQKQSKPPATGSTTEREAGEVVEPASRSALGEFHRSDYERTSDGRYKCNQCDKTFVTAVTLKMHIRLHTGEKPYKCDKCDKAFIRSDYLKTHEKCHRQESFLSMLSLTTSKEPSTASEAGDSDADGGGELGELSSNRSLMDAAGGTMNGARGHVGENGNGVGGQLNDDTDEEEGEEEAEEEEEDESEESEDEQVIEVMVKEASCSESEDEDEEDEDDGEDEEEDEEDGEEGHHALYQSTTDNSTNRIATNTTAASVDRKEGKSASKRKNRPKDSRTPNRPSLPATSGCDSSNNGYEDDSASQASGPVTAGSHGGGAYAGSELLPNGPKGKHRCPMCDKLFAWPKSLKIHLRTHTGEKPYRCDVCGKCFGRSDSLRGHKRTHADDKLIQCHLCDVSCPNAAELVQHQYTVHGLQPLES; via the exons ATGGAGCTGAAGGCGGAGAAAAAAGACCACAACGACCACGATGAAAGCGGCGGTGGTGTACGGCGacacgctgcagcagcagctgcatcgGTCGCGATGGATGTCGAGGCGGCAGCGAATGGGGGCGAACAGTCGTCGGATCAGGAGATAGTGGAGGTCGGCATTGACGAGGATCACATCAAGTTTCTCACCAGCATGCACTCGGGCGACGAGGAGCCGTCGAGCGGAGGGCACCACCAGCGCATGGTAGGTGGGGCGCCACATCGCCCTGCAGCCGTCGCCGCCTCGAATGGGGTCACAGGGAATGGGCGTGGAGGAGAGGACGGCGCCAGCGACGCCACCGGGGGGAAGCTGTACGGTGCGGCCCACCGGAATGGCGGTGTGCTGAACGGGCTGCAAAAgctgcaacagcaacaccggcagcagcagcagcagcagcagcaccagcagcttgTCAAcggctcagcagcagcagccgactACAGTGCGGATGATTCGGACGAAGATggagacgacgacgacgatgacgatgacgatgacgaggaGGACGTGATGGTGGTCGCCGCGAACATCCTATCGAAGACGGCACAGAGGTCATCGTTGCTTG ccACAGAACGCACGTACCAGTGTGACGTGTGCCCGCGGATCTTTCACCGGCCGGACCATCTGCGCTACCACATGCGCATCCACGAGAAGAACAACCCGTTCGAGTGCAAGCTGTGCTTTAGCGTGTTCGCGTCCGATCCCGCCTTTGCGCACCACATCCGGACGGAGCATGCGGGGATGGGGCTGGCCGACGCGTTGCCCCCGGTGCCGGAAACGGAGGCGAACTACTTCGCCTGCACGTACTGCGACAAAGCGTACGGCGACGGGGTCGAGCTGGAGGAGCACCTGCACCAGCAGCATTTGGGCGAGCGGCCGTACAAGTGCAACATGTGCCCGAAAGCGTTCATCCGGATGGATTTCCTGCAGTGCCACTACCTGAAGTACCACAGCTTCCACCCGatggaggacgaggaggacgaggaggggGGCGGTGagggcgaggaggaggaggaggaggaggaggatggggaagaggaggaggagggaaaCAGTTACGGgcggatgcagcagcagcaccatcaagCGGACGCGAACCAGCAATACGAGCATCGTGCCAAGCGGCCCCGCTTGATGGTGCGCAAGATCGAGGATTTGGTGGACGACCGGGGCAGCAGTGTGGCGCTGAAGGGCCGGTTTGGGGCGGTGTCGCGGCGCACCTCGCACACCGGCACGAGCATTTCGAGTGACGATCGgcgcgacgacgacgatgacgatgaggaTGGCGACGATGAGGGCACGGGAGCGGATAGTAGCGATCAGCACCAGCGGTTCCTGCAGCGAAGGGAGGGTGGGTCGGTGGGCGGTGGGCGTATCCTGCTGCCGAGGCTGAGCGGGGTGCATGGCCGGTTTTTGGCCGCGATGGAGGAGCAACATTCGAAGCGgctggcggcagcagcggcggcggcggcggtggaagAGAGCGCCAAGCATCGGTGTCCGGTGTGTGATCGAGGGTTTGCCCGCGAACCGGAACTGATGCTGCACGTGCGATCGCATCCTG ATTTGCCCACCTTCAAGTGTCCGCTGTGCGAGCTGACCTTCATCGGGTCGGACTATCTGAAGAATCATCTGAAAAAGCACGTGATCGGCAACGGGGAAGATCCGGGCGCACCGGGTGCGATCGATTTGAAGGTCAATCCTGCCGCCGACACTAAACCGACCGGCCGGCAACCGCCTGCTGGCGATGGTGGCCCGTCCCAGACCACGCTCCTGCCCTCCACCGCCAAACTGCCCAAACCGATAATCACGTCCAAGCCGCCCTCGACCGGCATCTCGCTGCTGAAACCGATCGAGGAGCGCAAACCGCccgaccaccaccagcaggaGTACTGCGTGAAGACGCCCGACGGCAAGTTCATGTGCACGGTGTGCGAGCGGCTCTTCTCGCACCAGCAGACGGTGCGCATCCACTTCCGCATCCACACGAACGAGAAGCCGTACAAGTGCGCCTTCTGCGACGAGTCGTACATCCGGTCGGACTATCTCGAGCGCCATCTGAAGGTGCACTTTAAGGATGGGATGCTGCCGGCGGCCGCCATCGCGAgcatggcggcggcggccgcagcGGCCGCATCGAGCGGGGGAAGTCGATCggctgcctccacgccgccaccaccggcacTGGCGACGGTGAAGGAGGATTTGGCGTACGCGGAGTCGAGTCCCTCCACGCCGGCGGCTGCTGGTACGGGGGGCTCCACCGGCAAACCGCTGATCGGGCGGGCCGGGCTGGCGCCGGAAAACTACCACTTTACCGAGTCGAACGACGGGCAGTTTGTGTGCAAGATCTGCGACGCCGTGTTCAGCCAGGTGGCCTTACTGCGCAAGCACGCGCTAGCGCACACGGAAGAGAAACCGTTCCACTGCGACATCTGCGACCGGTCGTTCAACCGGGTCGACTACCTGAAGGAACACTTCAAATCGAAGCGCCACCTGCAGCTGGTGGCGGAGGCGGCGGCCGCCGGCGGGGGTGCTGACGGGGTGCCGACGACCGGCCCTACTGCCGCAGCTCGGCCGGACGAAGAGGAGGGCAATGATTCAACGATGGATGGATCGACCAGCAGGGTAAAGCTGCTGACGGCGGTgggaagcaaaagtggtggcACTAAGGCAACGTTTGAGGATGGCGGTGTGGTTGCGAatggcagtagcagcagtagcagcagcaatagcagcaacagtagcagcagcagcagcagtagcagcagcagccgaagtagcagcagcagtcgaagCAACGGTACGGCAACGCCTAATACGAGCCCGCAGAAGCAAAGCAAGCCGCCGGCCACCGGCAGCACCACCGAGCGCGAGGCGGGCGAGGTGGTCGAACCGGCGTCCCGGTCGGCGCTGGGTGAGTTCCATCGGTCCGATTACGAGCGCACGAGCGACGGGCGGTACAAGTGCAACCAGTGCGACAAGACGTTCGTGACGGCCGTCACGCTGAAGATGCACATCCGGCTGCACACGGGCGAGAAGCCGTACAAGTGCGACAAGTGCGATAAGGCGTTCATCCGCTCGGACTATCTGAAGACGCACGAGAAGTGCCACCGGCAGGAATCGTTCCTCAGCATGCTGTCGCTGACGACGTCCAAGGAACCGAGCACCGCTTCTGAGGCGGGCGACTCCGATGCGGACGGTGGCGGGGAGCTTGGTGAGCTGAGCAGCAATCGGTCGTTGATGGACGCGGCCGGTGGGACGATGAACGGTGCGCGCGGTCATGTTGGTGAGAATGGTAATGGTGTCGGGGGGCAGCTTAATGATGATACGGATGAGgaggaaggagaagaagaggcagaagaagaggaggaggatgaaTCGGAAGAGAGCGAAGATGAGCAG GTTATTGAAGTGATGGTGAAGGAAGCGAGCTGCTCTGAAAGTGAAGATGAGGACGAAGAGGATGAAGATGATGGCGAGGACGAGGAAGAGGATGAAGAAGATGGGGAGGAGGGGCACCATGCGCTGTACCAATCGACCACCGACAACAGTACAAACCGAATCGCGACAAACACAAC TGCCGCCAGCGTCGACCGAAAGGAAGGCAAGAGCGCTAGCAAGCGAAAAAACCGACCAAAGGACTCGCGCACCCCGAACCGTCCGTCCCTGCCGGCCACGAGCGGGtgcgacagcagcaacaatggCTACGAGGACGACAGCGCATCGCAGGCGAGTGGGCCGGTCACGGCCGGCAgccatggtggtggtgcgtacGCCGGCTCGGAACTGCTGCCGAATGGGCCGAAGGGCAAGCACCGCTGTCCGATGTGCGACAAGCTGTTTGCGTGGCCCAAGTCGCTCAAGATCCATCTGCGCACGCACACGGGCGAGAAGCCGTACCGGTGCGACGTGTGCGGCAAGTGCTTCGGCCGCTCGGACAGCTTGCGCGGTCACAAGCGGACGCACGCCGACGACAAGCTAATACAGTGCCATCTGTGCGATGTGAGCTGCCCGAACGCGGCCGAGCTGGTGCAGCATCAGTACACGGTGCACGGTTTGCAGCCGCTGGAGAGTTAG
- the LOC120959484 gene encoding borealin-like isoform X2, giving the protein MVRTKVSRAATKRGQNSSDSKLYIEMKLRDFDVISDCHLTNIELKFQNDMDRLNRAFEVMRSRIPKNLLSLTMGELRAMQKATEELNTSPQLNQTVSANMSALLEKSCRKKSKDDEESEQGDTYRMGSLKPSSKARFGPLMSARTRRRSKSTSAIATPTVNRTLFLPQSAMAGRLQQPGSTVKALTAAAVAAPPPPGSERTSRSKLKSSLATNRPKAISADRGYGVITPKVQPYAALAMIRHAKQGESVFSLTGSPVVTANMLESSANVNIPVSNGMIAIRPTELDVIDESLIRKIDPNVLMELKQLQTNLDKIMSTLNLS; this is encoded by the exons ATGGTCCGCACCAAGGTGTCCCGTGCGGCTACCAAGCGCGGTCAGAACAGCTCCGACTCGAAGCTGTACATTGAGATGAAGCTGCGCGATTTCGACGTCATAT CCGATTGCCATCTGACCAACATCGAGCTCAAGTTCCAGAACGATATGGACCGGCTGAACCGGGCGTTTGAGGTGATGCGTTCGCGCATCCCCAAAAACTTGCTCTCGCTCACGATGGGCGAGCTGCGCGCAATG CAAAAAGCAACGGAAGAGCTGAACACTTCGCCACAGCTGAATCAAACGGTGAGCGCTAACATGAGCGCCCTGCTGGAGAAATCTTGTCGCAAAAAGTCCAAAGACGATG AGGAGAGCGAACAGGGCGACACGTACCGGATGGGATCGCTCAAGCCGTCGTCTAAGGCACGCTTTGGCCCGCTGATGTCGGCCAGAACACGGCGCCGCAGCAAATCTACCAGCGCGATCGCGACACCGACCGTAAACCGCACGCTGTTCCTGCCCCAGAGTGCAATGGCCGGACGACTGCAGCAGCCAGGATCGACCGTGAAAGCCCTTACAGCGGCCGCagtagcagcaccaccaccgccgggtTCGGAACGTACTTCCCGTTCGAAGCTGAAGAGCTCGCTCGCAACCAATCGCCCCAAAGCGATCAGTGCCGATCGGGGGTACGGTGTGATCACGCCAAAGGTACAACCGTACGCCGCCCTGGCAATGATCCGGCACGCTAAGCAGGGCGAGTCGGTTTTCTCGCTCACGGGCAGTCCGGTCGTTACCGCGAA TATGCTGGAGTCAAGCGCCAACGTGAATATCCCCGTGTCCAACGGTATGATTGCCATCAGACCGACCGAGCTGGACGTGATCGATGAATCGCTCATACGTAAGATCGACCCGAACGTGCTGATGGAGCTGAAGCAGCTGCAAACGAATCTGGACAAAATTATGAGCACGCTTAACCTTTCCTGA
- the LOC120959695 gene encoding borealin-like, translated as MVRTKISKNSASKRNRASYQEERFANVMREFDIISETFLMSIDAKLNADLEKLDYQASMMKSRIPKEILQMTMGDLRKRGCSMFVDVLNAPAAPFDSVPERDAANSSQLSIGSGDLQTSMRRSYRTDEGYLTEDNAKQPSLDVLASAKPSKRPMGPLASAMKSSYARRRSNSVSGQSTIGTPCKPTSKSSMLFGLKTKQADLRGTPAVGKNIFLGQSERISRPKLRTPLPDGSRKVRTTQAVSADRGMSQIMLKVEPNTPLAFIRYPRAGESVYSLTGSPVVNTVMSKNTANVNIPVPDGMLSLQPTDLEDMDRELLPKIDYATLEHLKKLQANLNKVMQYAEECIFNKNQ; from the exons ATGGTTCGTACCAAAATATCCAAAAACAGCGCATCCAAGCGAAACCGGGCCAGCTACCAGGAGGAGCGCTTCGCCAACGTAATGCGCGAATTCGATATTATAT CGGAAACCTTTCTTATGTCGATCGATGCAAAGCTCAACGCCGACCTGGAAAAGTTGGACTATCAGGCGAGCATGATGAAGAGTCGCATACCGAAGGAAATACTCCAGATGACGATGGGCGATCTGCGAAAGCGTGGCTGCAGTATGTTCGTCGATGTGCTGAATGCGCCCGCGGCCCCGTTCGACAGCGTACCGGAACGGGATGCGGCCAACTCGAGCCAACTGTCGATCGGCTCCGGAGACCTACAAACGAGCATGCGGCGATCGTATCGCACCGACGAAGGCTACCTGACGGAGGACAATGCAAAACAGCCATCGTTGGACGTGTTGGCCTCGGCCAAACCCTCCAAGCGTCCGATGGGACCGCTTGCTTCCGCTATGAAGAGCAGTTACGCGCGGCGGCGCAGCAATTCCGTGTCCGGGCAGAGCACCATCGGCACACCCTGCAAACCGACCAGCAAATCGTCGATGCTGTTCGGTCTGAAGACGAAGCAAGCGGATCTGCGCGGTACGCCGGCGGTGGGGAAAAACATTTTCCTCGGGCAGTCGGAGCGAATCTCCCGCCCGAAGCTGCGCACACCGCTGCCGGACGGTAGCAGGAAGGTTCGCACCACACAAGCGGTCAGTGCGGATAGGGGCATGAGCCAGATTATGCTGAAGGTGGAACCGAACACGCCGCTCGCGTTCATCCGCTATCCGCGGGCGGGCGAAAGCGTTTACTCGCTGACCGGCAGCCCGGTGGTAAACACGGTGATGTCGAAAAACACGGCAAACGTAAACATACCGGTGCCGGACGGGATGTTGTCGCTGCAGCCGACCGATCTGGAGGACATGGATCGGGAGCTGCTGCCGAAGATCGATTACGCGACTTTGGAGCATCTGAAGAAGCTGCAGGCGAACCTGAACAAAGTGATGCAATATGCGGAGGAGTGCATCTTCAATAAGAACCAGTGA
- the LOC120959484 gene encoding borealin-like isoform X1, with protein MVRTKVSRAATKRGQNSSDSKLYIEMKLRDFDVISDCHLTNIELKFQNDMDRLNRAFEVMRSRIPKNLLSLTMGELRAMQKATEELNTSPQLNQTVSANMSALLEKSCRKKSKDDGYLTEESEQGDTYRMGSLKPSSKARFGPLMSARTRRRSKSTSAIATPTVNRTLFLPQSAMAGRLQQPGSTVKALTAAAVAAPPPPGSERTSRSKLKSSLATNRPKAISADRGYGVITPKVQPYAALAMIRHAKQGESVFSLTGSPVVTANMLESSANVNIPVSNGMIAIRPTELDVIDESLIRKIDPNVLMELKQLQTNLDKIMSTLNLS; from the exons ATGGTCCGCACCAAGGTGTCCCGTGCGGCTACCAAGCGCGGTCAGAACAGCTCCGACTCGAAGCTGTACATTGAGATGAAGCTGCGCGATTTCGACGTCATAT CCGATTGCCATCTGACCAACATCGAGCTCAAGTTCCAGAACGATATGGACCGGCTGAACCGGGCGTTTGAGGTGATGCGTTCGCGCATCCCCAAAAACTTGCTCTCGCTCACGATGGGCGAGCTGCGCGCAATG CAAAAAGCAACGGAAGAGCTGAACACTTCGCCACAGCTGAATCAAACGGTGAGCGCTAACATGAGCGCCCTGCTGGAGAAATCTTGTCGCAAAAAGTCCAAAGACGATG GTTACCTTACAGAGGAGAGCGAACAGGGCGACACGTACCGGATGGGATCGCTCAAGCCGTCGTCTAAGGCACGCTTTGGCCCGCTGATGTCGGCCAGAACACGGCGCCGCAGCAAATCTACCAGCGCGATCGCGACACCGACCGTAAACCGCACGCTGTTCCTGCCCCAGAGTGCAATGGCCGGACGACTGCAGCAGCCAGGATCGACCGTGAAAGCCCTTACAGCGGCCGCagtagcagcaccaccaccgccgggtTCGGAACGTACTTCCCGTTCGAAGCTGAAGAGCTCGCTCGCAACCAATCGCCCCAAAGCGATCAGTGCCGATCGGGGGTACGGTGTGATCACGCCAAAGGTACAACCGTACGCCGCCCTGGCAATGATCCGGCACGCTAAGCAGGGCGAGTCGGTTTTCTCGCTCACGGGCAGTCCGGTCGTTACCGCGAA TATGCTGGAGTCAAGCGCCAACGTGAATATCCCCGTGTCCAACGGTATGATTGCCATCAGACCGACCGAGCTGGACGTGATCGATGAATCGCTCATACGTAAGATCGACCCGAACGTGCTGATGGAGCTGAAGCAGCTGCAAACGAATCTGGACAAAATTATGAGCACGCTTAACCTTTCCTGA